The following are encoded together in the Arcobacter aquimarinus genome:
- the secE gene encoding preprotein translocase subunit SecE produces MSKIKSYYTNVKSELSKVIFPIKEQIRSAYLSVFIVVTVITLFLALIDGVMALSLSSIIN; encoded by the coding sequence GTGAGTAAAATAAAAAGTTATTACACTAATGTAAAATCGGAATTGTCAAAAGTTATTTTTCCTATAAAAGAGCAAATAAGATCAGCTTATTTGTCTGTATTTATTGTAGTAACAGTAATTACTCTATTTTTAGCTTTAATTGATGGTGTTATGGCATTAAGTTTATCTTCTATAATTAATTAA
- the nusG gene encoding transcription termination/antitermination protein NusG — MAHKWYAIQTYSGSELSVKKALLKLAEEMADDRIIEVLVPTEDLIEIKKGKKSIVERPLYPAYAFAKIDLDTGLWHRIQSMPKVGRFIGESKKPTALSEKDISLILEKVKNRAAAKPKVSFDEGEMVRINEGPFANFNGIVEDFDMVSGLLKLNVSIFGRNTPVEISYTQVERVV; from the coding sequence ATGGCACATAAATGGTACGCAATACAAACTTATTCAGGAAGTGAATTGTCTGTAAAAAAAGCTTTACTTAAGTTAGCTGAAGAAATGGCAGATGATAGAATTATAGAAGTTTTAGTACCAACTGAAGATTTAATAGAAATTAAAAAAGGTAAAAAAAGTATAGTAGAAAGACCTTTATATCCTGCATATGCTTTTGCTAAAATTGATTTAGATACTGGATTATGGCATAGGATACAATCAATGCCAAAGGTAGGAAGATTTATTGGTGAATCAAAAAAACCTACAGCTCTATCTGAAAAAGATATTAGTTTAATTTTAGAAAAAGTTAAAAATAGAGCAGCTGCAAAACCAAAAGTTTCATTTGATGAAGGTGAAATGGTAAGAATCAATGAGGGTCCATTTGCAAATTTCAATGGAATAGTAGAAGATTTTGATATGGTTTCAGGATTATTAAAGTTAAATGTTTCAATTTTTGGTAGAAATACACCAGTAGAAATATCATATACTCAAGTAGAAAGAGTAGTTTGA
- the tuf gene encoding elongation factor Tu produces MAKEKFSRNKPHVNIGTIGHVDHGKTTLTAAISAVLAVKYGGEMKDYDQIDNAPEERERGITIATSHIEYETDKRHYAHVDCPGHADYVKNMITGAAQMDGAIIVIAATDGPMAQTREHILLSKQVGVPYIVVFLNKEDQLDEQDREEMLELVEMEVRELLSTYDFPGDDTPIIAGSAFQALEEAKAGTVGPWGEKVVALMAAVDEYIPTPERDIDQDFLMPVEDVFSISGRGTVVTGRIEKGTIKIGETIEIVGFTETKTTTVTGVEMFRKEMEQGQAGDNCGILLRGIKKEDVERGQVLCKPKTITPHTKFRCEVYILSKEEGGRHTPFFSGYRPQFYVRTTDVTGSCTLPEGTEMVMPGDNVEMTVELVAPIALDKGTKFAIREGGRTVGAGVVAEIIE; encoded by the coding sequence ATGGCAAAAGAAAAATTTTCAAGAAACAAGCCACACGTTAATATCGGAACAATTGGTCACGTTGACCACGGTAAAACTACTTTAACGGCTGCAATTTCAGCAGTTTTAGCGGTTAAATATGGTGGAGAGATGAAAGATTACGATCAAATCGACAACGCTCCAGAAGAAAGAGAAAGAGGAATTACTATCGCTACTTCTCATATTGAGTATGAAACTGATAAAAGACACTATGCTCACGTTGATTGTCCAGGACACGCCGATTATGTTAAAAACATGATTACTGGTGCTGCTCAAATGGATGGAGCAATTATCGTTATTGCTGCAACAGATGGTCCTATGGCTCAAACAAGAGAGCACATCTTATTGTCTAAACAAGTAGGTGTACCTTATATCGTTGTATTCTTAAATAAAGAAGATCAATTAGATGAGCAAGATAGAGAAGAAATGTTAGAATTAGTTGAAATGGAAGTTAGAGAACTTTTATCAACTTATGATTTCCCAGGTGATGACACTCCAATTATTGCTGGTTCTGCATTCCAAGCATTAGAAGAAGCTAAAGCTGGAACTGTTGGTCCATGGGGAGAGAAAGTTGTTGCATTAATGGCAGCAGTTGATGAATATATTCCAACTCCAGAAAGAGATATTGATCAGGATTTCTTAATGCCTGTTGAAGATGTATTCTCTATTTCAGGAAGAGGAACAGTTGTTACTGGAAGAATTGAAAAAGGTACTATTAAAATTGGTGAAACTATTGAAATCGTTGGATTTACTGAAACTAAAACAACTACTGTAACTGGTGTTGAAATGTTCAGAAAAGAAATGGAGCAAGGTCAAGCTGGAGATAATTGTGGTATTCTTTTAAGAGGTATTAAAAAAGAAGATGTAGAAAGAGGACAAGTTTTATGTAAACCAAAAACTATTACTCCGCATACAAAATTCAGATGTGAAGTTTATATCCTTTCTAAAGAGGAAGGTGGAAGACATACTCCATTCTTCTCAGGTTATAGACCACAATTCTATGTAAGAACAACAGATGTTACTGGTTCTTGTACTTTACCAGAAGGTACTGAAATGGTTATGCCAGGTGATAACGTAGAAATGACAGTTGAATTAGTTGCTCCAATTGCTCTAGACAAAGGTACAAAGTTTGCTATTAGAGAAGGTGGTAGAACTGTAGGTGCTGGAGTTGTTGCTGAAATTATCGAATAA
- the rpmG gene encoding 50S ribosomal protein L33: MANAVRIKIGLKCQENGDINYTTWKNPKTHTEKFEVKKYSPRLKKHTLHKEVKLKS; encoded by the coding sequence ATGGCAAATGCAGTAAGAATTAAAATAGGATTAAAATGCCAAGAAAATGGTGATATTAACTATACAACTTGGAAAAATCCAAAAACTCATACTGAAAAGTTTGAGGTTAAAAAATATAGTCCAAGATTAAAAAAACATACTTTACATAAAGAAGTTAAATTAAAATCTTAA